In the Chiloscyllium plagiosum isolate BGI_BamShark_2017 chromosome 15, ASM401019v2, whole genome shotgun sequence genome, one interval contains:
- the LOC122557075 gene encoding protein FAM162A-like, which produces MWRTVLRARSLLPNAVPPRARPGTALLCSRVNQGGAVQATEPNIQPAVPEPACSAYKLQGRIPTALDRKLLLWSGRFKREQDIPEMVSNEMLYAAGNKIRVKICYMMIGLTVVACLIMVVSGKKAFKQHENLTKWNLEKKAKLKEEFEQKLVTEKPQ; this is translated from the exons ATGTGGAGAACTGTGCTGAGAGCCAGGAGCCTGCTGCCAAATGCGGTCCCTCCCAGAGCCAGGCCCGGGACAGCGCTGCTGTGTAGCCGAGTAAACCAGGGCGGAGCTGTGCAAGCCACCGAGCCCAATATCCAGCCTGCAGTACCTGAACCAG CCTGTTCTGCCTACAAGCTCCAGGGCCGTATCCCTACAGCATTAGACAGGAAGCTCCTGCTGTGGTCTGGTCGCTTCAAAAGAGAGCAGGATATACCAGAAATGGTTTC GAATGAAATGCTTTATGCAGCTGGAAACAAAATAAGGGTGAAGATCTGCTACATGATGATAGGTTTGACAGTTGTAGCCTGCCTGATTATGGTGGTCTCTGGAAAGAAG GCTTTTAAACAGCACGAGAACCTTACCAAGTGGAACTTGGAGAAAAAGGCCAAATTGAAAGAGGAATTTGAACAGAAGCTGGTCACAGAAAAGCCCCAGTAA